In Rutidosis leptorrhynchoides isolate AG116_Rl617_1_P2 chromosome 2, CSIRO_AGI_Rlap_v1, whole genome shotgun sequence, one genomic interval encodes:
- the LOC139893893 gene encoding probable acyl-activating enzyme 17, peroxisomal isoform X1, producing the protein MVYKSLDSISISDIVNLGISPETATQLHQKLTEIIQTYGSDAPQIWTQISTRILHPDLPFSFHQMMYYGCYVQFGPDPPAWLPHPEDAKLTNIGSLLERRGKELLGPSYKDPISSYSAFQEFSASNLEVFWKTILEEMNITFSVPPTRILLDDPSKENQLLNPGGRWLPGAYVNPARNCLSTKRRLSDIAVIWRDEGNDETPVNKMTFQQLRSEVWLVAYALETLGVEKGSAIAIDMPMDVKSVVIYLAIVLAGYVVVSIADSFAPNEISTRLVLSKAKAIFTQDLIIRGDRSIPLYSRVVDARSPLAIVIPTRGSSFSTKLRASDISWHDFLERANNYKNVEFVAVERPVEAFSNILFSSGTTGEPKAIPWTFATPFKAGADAWCHMDIQKGDVIAWPTNLGWMMGPWLVYASLLNGGSLALYNGSPLTSGFAKFVQDAKVTMLGVIPSIVRAWRTKNCTAGFDWSNIRCFGSTGEASNVDECLWLMGRAHYKPVIEYCGGTEIGGGFITGSLLQPQCLSAFSTPSLGCNLLILDKNGIPIPQNAPGIGELALNPVMFGASSTLLNANHYDVYFKGMPSWNGKVLRRHGDVFERTSRGYYRAHGRADDTMNLGGIKVSSVEIERVCNSVDGRVLETAAIAVTPSGGGPERLVIVVVFNDGYGSKPDLIKLKASLNSALQKNLNPLFKVSEVVPFSTLPRTATNKVMRRVLREQLTHIGQNSKL; encoded by the exons ATGGTGTACAAGTCTCTTGATTCAATATCCATATCAGATATAGTAAATCTTGGTATATCACCTGAAACCGCAACTCAACTTCATCAGAAACTAACTGAAATCATTCAGACTTATGGTTCCGATGCTCCTCAAATATGGACCCAAATATCGACCCGGATTCTTCATCCGGACCTTCCTTTTTCTTTTCATCAGATGATGTATTATGGATGTTATGTTCAATTCGGACCGGATCCTCCTGCTTGGTTACCCCACCC GGAGGATGCGAAGTTAACAAACATAGGTAGTTTATTAGAGAGACGAGGAAAGGAGCTTTTGGGTCCTAGTTATAAAGATCCCATTTCAAGCTACTCTGCTTTTCAGGAATTTTCAGCCTCAAATCtggag GTGTTTTGGAAAACTATATTGGAAGAAATGAATATAACATTTTCCGTACCTCCAACACGTATATTACTCGATGACCCGTCTAAAGAAAACCAGTTATTGAATCCAGGAGGTCGGTGGCTTCCTGGAGCTTACGTAAATCCAGCTCGAAATTGTTTAAGTACCAAGAGACGTTTAAGTGATATAGCTGTAATATGGCGCGATGAAGGTAACGATGAAACACCAGTCAACAAAATGACGTTTCAGCAATTGCGCTCAGAGGTTTG GTTAGTTGCATATGCACTTGAAACGTTGGGAGTGGAAAAAGGATCTGCAATTGCAATCGATATGCCTATGGATGTCAAATCGGTCGTGATTTATCTAGCGATTGTTTTAGCTGGTTATGTTGTTGTGTCTATTGCAGATAGTTTTGCTCCTAATGAAATTTCAACAAGACTTGTATTATCTAAAGCCAAAGCAATTTTTACTCAG GATTTGATCATTCGTGGTGACAGAAGCATTCCTTTGTACAG CCGAGTTGTTGATGCTCGATCACCTCTAGCAATTGTCATTCCTACAAGAGGATCGAGTTTTAGTACGAAATTACGTGCTAGTGATATTTCTTGGCATGATTTTCTGGAACGAGCTAATAATTACAA GAATGTTGAGTTTGTTGCCGTTGAACGACCTGTTGAAGCCTTTTCAAATATCCTCTTCTCATCAGGAACAACAG GGGAACCGAAGGCAATTCCGTGGACCTTTGCAACGCCTTTTAAGGCTGGTGCCGACGCTTGGTGCCACATGGATATACAAAAAGGTGATGTCATTGCATGGCCCACTAATCTTGGATGGATGATGGGTCCTTGGCTAGTTTACGCTTCATTATTAAACGGGGGCTCACTTGCTTTATACAACGGATCTCCCCTCACGTCTGGATTTGCCAAATTTGTTCAG GATGCAAAAGTAACAATGTTGGGAGTGATACCAAGTATTGTAAGGGCATGGAGAACAAAGAATTGTACAGCTGGCTTTGACTGGTCAAACATCCG GTGCTTTGGATCTACTGGTGAGGCGTCTAATGTGGATGAATGTCTTTGGCTAATGGGACGAGCTCATTACAAACCGGTCATCGAGTATTGTGGTGGCACAGAAATCGGTGGTGGTTTTATAACCGGATCGTTATTGCAGCCTCAGTGTTTATCCGCTTTCAGCACACCGAGTTTGGGTTGTAATCTGCTAATTCTTGATAAAAATGGAATCCCTATA CCACAAAACGCTCCCGGAATTGGTGAATTGGCGCTGAATCCCGTAATGTTTGGGGCATCGAGCACATTACTAAATGCGAACCACTATGATGTCTACTTTAAAGGCATGCCCTCTTGGAACGGGAAG GTACTAAGAAGACACGGAGATGTATTTGAGCGTACGTCTAGAGGATACTATCGTGCCCATGGTCGTGCTGATGATACCATGAATCTTGGGGGTATTAAG GTAAGTTCGGTTGAGATTGAACGTGTTTGTAACTCAGTTGATGGAAGAGTTCTCGAAACAGCAGCTATAGCGGTTACTCCATCTGGTGGTGGGCCGGAGAGGTTGGTTATTGTAGTCGTTTTCAATGATGGCTATGGTTCGAAACCTGACTTAATCAAGTTGAAGGCTTCATTGAATTCAGCTTTACAAAAGAATCTGAACCCTTTGTTTAAG GTTTCTGAGGTGGTGCCATTTTCAACACTTCCTAGGACAGCAACAAACAAGGTAATGAGAAGGGTTCTGAGAGAGCAGTTGACTCATATTGGTCAAAATAGCAAGTtgtaa
- the LOC139893893 gene encoding probable acyl-activating enzyme 17, peroxisomal isoform X2, whose protein sequence is MVYKSLDSISISDIVNLGISPETATQLHQKLTEIIQTYGSDAPQIWTQISTRILHPDLPFSFHQMMYYGCYVQFGPDPPAWLPHPEDAKLTNIGSLLERRGKELLGPSYKDPISSYSAFQEFSASNLEVFWKTILEEMNITFSVPPTRILLDDPSKENQLLNPGGRWLPGAYVNPARNCLSTKRRLSDIAVIWRDEGNDETPVNKMTFQQLRSEVWLVAYALETLGVEKGSAIAIDMPMDVKSVVIYLAIVLAGYVVVSIADSFAPNEISTRLVLSKAKAIFTQDLIIRGDRSIPLYSRVVDARSPLAIVIPTRGSSFSTKLRASDISWHDFLERANNYKNVEFVAVERPVEAFSNILFSSGTTGEPKAIPWTFATPFKAGADAWCHMDIQKGDVIAWPTNLGWMMGPWLVYASLLNGGSLALYNGSPLTSGFAKFVQDAKVTMLGVIPSIVRAWRTKNCTAGFDWSNIRCFGSTGEASNVDECLWLMGRAHYKPVIEYCGGTEIGGGFITGSLLQPQCLSAFSTPSLGCNLLILDKNGIPIPQNAPGIGELALNPVMFGASSTLLNANHYDVYFKGMPSWNGKVLRRHGDVFERTSRGYYRAHGRADDTMNLGGIKCR, encoded by the exons ATGGTGTACAAGTCTCTTGATTCAATATCCATATCAGATATAGTAAATCTTGGTATATCACCTGAAACCGCAACTCAACTTCATCAGAAACTAACTGAAATCATTCAGACTTATGGTTCCGATGCTCCTCAAATATGGACCCAAATATCGACCCGGATTCTTCATCCGGACCTTCCTTTTTCTTTTCATCAGATGATGTATTATGGATGTTATGTTCAATTCGGACCGGATCCTCCTGCTTGGTTACCCCACCC GGAGGATGCGAAGTTAACAAACATAGGTAGTTTATTAGAGAGACGAGGAAAGGAGCTTTTGGGTCCTAGTTATAAAGATCCCATTTCAAGCTACTCTGCTTTTCAGGAATTTTCAGCCTCAAATCtggag GTGTTTTGGAAAACTATATTGGAAGAAATGAATATAACATTTTCCGTACCTCCAACACGTATATTACTCGATGACCCGTCTAAAGAAAACCAGTTATTGAATCCAGGAGGTCGGTGGCTTCCTGGAGCTTACGTAAATCCAGCTCGAAATTGTTTAAGTACCAAGAGACGTTTAAGTGATATAGCTGTAATATGGCGCGATGAAGGTAACGATGAAACACCAGTCAACAAAATGACGTTTCAGCAATTGCGCTCAGAGGTTTG GTTAGTTGCATATGCACTTGAAACGTTGGGAGTGGAAAAAGGATCTGCAATTGCAATCGATATGCCTATGGATGTCAAATCGGTCGTGATTTATCTAGCGATTGTTTTAGCTGGTTATGTTGTTGTGTCTATTGCAGATAGTTTTGCTCCTAATGAAATTTCAACAAGACTTGTATTATCTAAAGCCAAAGCAATTTTTACTCAG GATTTGATCATTCGTGGTGACAGAAGCATTCCTTTGTACAG CCGAGTTGTTGATGCTCGATCACCTCTAGCAATTGTCATTCCTACAAGAGGATCGAGTTTTAGTACGAAATTACGTGCTAGTGATATTTCTTGGCATGATTTTCTGGAACGAGCTAATAATTACAA GAATGTTGAGTTTGTTGCCGTTGAACGACCTGTTGAAGCCTTTTCAAATATCCTCTTCTCATCAGGAACAACAG GGGAACCGAAGGCAATTCCGTGGACCTTTGCAACGCCTTTTAAGGCTGGTGCCGACGCTTGGTGCCACATGGATATACAAAAAGGTGATGTCATTGCATGGCCCACTAATCTTGGATGGATGATGGGTCCTTGGCTAGTTTACGCTTCATTATTAAACGGGGGCTCACTTGCTTTATACAACGGATCTCCCCTCACGTCTGGATTTGCCAAATTTGTTCAG GATGCAAAAGTAACAATGTTGGGAGTGATACCAAGTATTGTAAGGGCATGGAGAACAAAGAATTGTACAGCTGGCTTTGACTGGTCAAACATCCG GTGCTTTGGATCTACTGGTGAGGCGTCTAATGTGGATGAATGTCTTTGGCTAATGGGACGAGCTCATTACAAACCGGTCATCGAGTATTGTGGTGGCACAGAAATCGGTGGTGGTTTTATAACCGGATCGTTATTGCAGCCTCAGTGTTTATCCGCTTTCAGCACACCGAGTTTGGGTTGTAATCTGCTAATTCTTGATAAAAATGGAATCCCTATA CCACAAAACGCTCCCGGAATTGGTGAATTGGCGCTGAATCCCGTAATGTTTGGGGCATCGAGCACATTACTAAATGCGAACCACTATGATGTCTACTTTAAAGGCATGCCCTCTTGGAACGGGAAG GTACTAAGAAGACACGGAGATGTATTTGAGCGTACGTCTAGAGGATACTATCGTGCCCATGGTCGTGCTGATGATACCATGAATCTTGGGGGTATTAAG TGCAGGTAA